The following coding sequences are from one Schizosaccharomyces osmophilus chromosome 1, complete sequence window:
- the pdf1 gene encoding palmitoyl protein thioesterase/ dolichol pyrophosphate phosphatase fusion protein Pdf1, with amino-acid sequence MWKNKRFYLLIFVFVSCFFLSAQSSPILTVEKLNVDDKQQDGNQTPVVIWHGLGDSYNSISLNRIVKRVEEITGASVFVVHIGDSGFSDLKAGYIGNVQEQIDGVCTQLSTMKELKDGFHGIGVSQGGLFLRGLHETCDFVKIRTLVTVGSPQNGVFNFPGCSVKNFICQAASKSVLALGAWNAWVQTHIVQAQYFRTEKNYEKYLENSQFLARINNEIDHEDMSLYKEKMEQLEKFVLITFATDSIISPVESCGFGWKDEESGAPIPMKEHFGYVNNILGLKTLDQQDKITSLYYPGFHLQLTEKQVDELIRTYLKDDTSTIIQQEIETVNPKENPSLLFPLYSEMLERIQRVSKKFQESRMNKKLQKRDFVGSENASVKYLQDVSTETDSAPKSFATELFMTVFSHFFYHVDDFWKSIMELFSLIPQIIGIMYLTVMVTNRELDTFMQFGGQVTNEVLNYVIKIVVKHPRPSDIVYGVGYGMPSSHSQFMGYFTAYMISWVYKYRKEEWSHISSLAKMGLYCGLSLCVCSSRYLLSYHSLSQVIVGFTAGFVFGYLWCWFTGQLRLLGITKWILEFPAIEWVYIKDTLIHNKENHKREWLASRQQKSQKRL; translated from the coding sequence ATgtggaaaaacaaaagattttatttacttattttcgtatttgtttcttgtttttttctttcggCTCAATCGTCCCCGATTTTAACAGTTGAGAAGCTGAATGTGGATGACAAACAGCAAGATGGAAATCAAACTCCTGTAGTCATTTGGCATGGATTGGGTGATTCCTATAATAGCATTTCACTCAACAGAATTGTGAAACGTGTGGAAGAAATCACAGGTGCTTCTGTTTTTGTGGTCCACATAGGTGATTCAGGATTTAGTGATTTGAAGGCTGGATATATTGGGAATGTGCAAGAGCAAATTGACGGTGTTTGCACTCAATTGTCTACTATGAAGGAGTTAAAAGATGGATTTCATGGCATCGGTGTGAGTCAAGGCGGACTCTTCCTTCGTGGTTTGCATGAAACCTGCGATTTCGTGAAAATCCGCACCTTAGTCACTGTCGGTTCACCACAGAATGGAGTTTTTAATTTCCCAGGATGCTCTGTGAAAAACTTCATATGCCAAGCAGCCAGCAAGTCCGTTTTGGCTTTGGGTGCTTGGAATGCTTGGGTTCAGACCCACATTGTGCAAGCTCAATATTTCCGCACGGAAAAGAACTATGAGAAGTATTTAGAGAACAGCCAATTTCTGGCAAGGATTAACAATGAAATTGATCACGAGGACATGAGCTTgtacaaggaaaaaatggAACAACTAGAGAAGTTTGTACTAATTACCTTTGCTACAGACAGCATCATTAGCCCTGTGGAGTCTTGTGGTTTTGGGTGGAAAGATGAGGAATCAGGAGCCCCTATTCCTATGAAAGAGCATTTCGGCTATGTGAACAATATTTTGGGATTGAAAACGCTAGACCAACAAGACAAAATTACTAGCCTTTACTACCCAGGTTTCCATTTACAGTTGACAGAGAAACAGGTGGATGAATTAATCCGGACGTATTTGAAAGATGATACATCAACGATCATACAGCAAGAAATAGAGACTGTAAATCCCAAAGAAAATccttctttgctttttccgCTATATTCAGAGATGCTTGAACGGATCCAACgggtttccaaaaaatttcagGAATCGagaatgaataaaaagcTTCAGAAACGAGATTTTGTAGGAAGCGAGAATGCTAGTGTCAAATACTTACAAGACGTATCAACGGAAACAGACTCTGCTCCCAAATCGTTTGCAACAGAATTGTTTATGACTGTGTTTTCTCACTTCTTCTACCACGTTGAtgatttttggaaaagcatCATGGAGCTGTTTTCACTGATTCCCCAGATTATAGGTATAATGTACCTCACAGTGATGGTGACCAATCGCGAATTGGATACGTTCATGCAGTTTGGAGGTCAAGTTACAAATGAGGTCCTCAACTATGTTATCAAAATTGTAGTAAAACATCCTCGACCTTCCGATATTGTGTATGGCGTAGGATACGGCATGCCGAGCAGCCATTCTCAGTTTATGGGATATTTCACTGCTTACATGATTTCGTGGGTGTACAAGTATCGAAAGGAAGAATGGAGCCATATTAGTTCTTTGGCAAAGATGGGTCTCTATTGTGGATTATCTCTATGCGTATGCTCTAGTCGTTACCTGCTGAGTTATCATTCGCTTTCACAGGTGATTGTAGGATTCACGGCAGGTTTTGTATTTGGCTATTTGTGGTGCTGGTTTACGGGCCAATTGCGTCTTTTGGGAATTACCAAATGGATCTTAGAGTTTCCCGCCATAGAATGGGTGTACATTAAGGATACTCTCATTCATAATAAAGAGAACCACAAGCGGGAATGGTTAGCGAGTCGGCAACAGAAGAGCCAAAAAAGACTGTAA
- a CDS encoding DNA-binding transcription factor, zf-fungal binuclear cluster type, translated as MVNDSSAANQKISLSHATPNDSVLGKRPVETSAVPEAKRQNTLHHLAPSSSSSLNSPSSASTKEHVNHAPHRSNIASLIDSVNSSSFPFSPSTSTPDQQLPPVKTSQSSVDAPSPKVSPSDTENDPLHSHTSNPRPNADAQLTPFSPPHSLSPSFDRSLNPAYYAPYRQPNGPLWVEGRDSLPSLDIQLRLADIFFIYAHGQPYVLFHRDSFIASLRAQRLPPILVLSMCSIAIRFWQTDEYDKNALLQHCFSKASSIAMSNFDRLDLVYVACFIMLSYISVADDKYWMYTGLAIRMSVALHPNKCFDLPYYDSPENPLPSEIRGQLIRRLFWDCFMLDRLNSLYCNSQFLNLEDIHVPLPMRESLFMYNTRAVTETIYGRPGTADMPSASKPADANSFQVLNQHAQNNMGVLAYMIRMVSIWGRVVRCLKAYGSKKQINPRPFWHMSGALQPLDQELYEWEKSLPQRLRYTRQSLLSYHMKGQGGPFACMHLIYLQVHLYIHRYAASVSPLFHRRVPSPPQSFEKQSVLLATFCANAIARILHDCVELSISLAAPFTAYSAYMAGTVMLFHVSNPDNSSQATIATSNLPKVKRHLQATKRYWPTIAEYSNALESLSKLVSRSPATATKVVSSVPNAANNQGRYAAPRQGPALSTVPNNVPIKPVPLSANIPYTATSSSTKGSTLADLAYDTQISRPVPAPGVASSGSPQGLAFENRISLIPNAVNLVSQPPPPPPAFSSFPAANATASMIKEYAKKVDIDPDLVRVVSLCDWFKNPVDELALNKPLQLDSSDEQEKAAIDIGRHNTALNLWKYGM; from the coding sequence ATGGTGAACGACTCTTCTGCTGCTAATCAGAAAATATCCTTGTCTCATGCAACTCCAAATGACTCCGTCCTTGGGAAACGTCCCGTGGAAACCTCTGCTGTGCCAGAGgcgaaaagacaaaatacCCTTCATCACCTTGCCCCATCctcatcttcttccttgaaCTCTCCATCTTCCGCTTCTACGAAAGAACACGTCAATCATGCTCCCCATAGATCTAATattgcttctttaattGATTCTGttaattcttcttcctttcctttctctcCGTCCACCTCTACGCCCGATCAGCAATTACCTCCCGTGAAAACAAGTCAGTCTTCCGTGGACGCTCCTTCTCCGAAGGTTTCCCCCAGTGACACGGAAAATGATCCCCTCCATAGTCACACCTCGAACCCACGTCCTAATGCCGATGCACAGCTCACACCTTTCTCTCCACCACACTCTCTGtctccttcttttgacCGATCTCTTAATCCTGCTTACTATGCTCCGTACCGCCAGCCCAACGGGCCGCTTTGGGTAGAAGGCAGAGATTCCCTACCGAGTCTTGACATCCAGCTGCGGCTTGCAGacatattttttatttatgctCATGGACAGCCttatgttttatttcatcGTGACTCTTTCATTGCATCTCTGCGAGCTCAGCGCCTTCCTCCTATTCTAGTGCTTTCTATGTGCTCTATTGCTATACGCTTTTGGCAGACCGATGAGTATGATAAAAATGCGCTGCTTCAGCATTGTTTCAGTAAAGCTTCTTCCATCGCCATGTCCAATTTTGATAGATTAGATTTGGTCTATGTTGCGTGTTTCATTATGCTTTCTTACATCAGTGTTGCCGATGATAAGTATTGGATGTATACTGGCTTGGCCATCCGTATGTCTGTTGCCCTGCACCCAAACAAATGCTTTGATCTTCCTTATTATGATTCGCCGGAGAACCCATTACCTTCGGAAATCCGAGGTCAGTTGATACGCCGTCTCTTTTGGGACTGCTTTATGCTTGACCGTCTAAATTCACTATACTGCAACTCGCAGTTTTTAAATTTGGAAGACATCCATGTGCCTTTGCCTATGCGCGAAAGTCTTTTCATGTACAATACCCGCGCTGTGACAGAGACCATATACGGAAGACCTGGTACAGCGGACATGCCTAGCGCTTCGAAGCCTGCAGACGCCAATTCATTCCAGGTGTTGAATCAGCATGCACAAAACAACATGGGAGTACTGGCGTACATGATCCGAATGGTATCAATTTGGGGAAGAGTCGTGCGTTGTTTGAAGGCTTATGGCTCCAAGAAGCAAATCAATCCACGTCCGTTTTGGCATATGTCAGGTGCTTTGCAGCCTCTTGACCAAGAATTATACGAATGGGAAAAGAGTCTTCCTCAGAGACTACGTTATACACGTCAATCTTTACTTTCGTATCACATGAAAGGACAAGGAGGTCCGTTCGCATGTATGCATCTAATTTATCTTCAGGTACATTTGTATATTCATCGATATGCCGCCTCGGTTTCACCTTTGTTTCACCGTCGTGTACCATCGCCTCCGCAGTCATTCGAAAAGCAGTCCGTACTGTTGGCAACATTTTGTGCGAATGCAATTGCAAGAATTCTTCACGATTGTGTGGAGCTATCTATATCGTTGGCAGCCCCATTTACTGCATACTCTGCCTATATGGCGGGAACCGTTATGCTTTTCCATGTCTCGAATCCTGACAATTCTTCTCAAGCAACCATCGCAACATCCAATTTGCCAAAAGTAAAACGTCATCTACAAGCAACCAAGCGCTACTGGCCAACGATTGCAGAGTATTCGAATGCTTTGGAAAGTTTATCCAAACTTGTCTCCCGAAGCCCCGCTACAGCTACCAAGGTCGTTTCTTCCGTACCAAATGCTGCTAATAATCAAGGTCGGTATGCGGCTCCAAGGCAAGGACCAGCCCTTAGCACTGTGCCAAACAATGTGCCTATCAAACCCGTTCCCTTGTCTGCAAATATTCCTTATACCGCCACATCTAGTTCAACTAAGGGAAGTACGTTAGCGGACCTTGCTTACGATACACAAATATCACGACCGGTGCCTGCGCCCGGGGTGGCTTCAAGCGGTTCACCACAAGGGTTGGCTTTTGAAAACCGGATCTCTCTTATACCCAATGCGGTGAATTTGGTTTCACAACCACCACCACCTCCTCCTGCATTCTCGTCATTTCCTGCAGCGAATGCTACTGCTTCGATGATTAAGGAGTATGCGAAAAAGGTCGACATAGATCCGGATTTGGTCCGTGTGGTATCACTATGCGATTGGTTCAAGAATCCAGTAGATGAGCTTGCCTTGAATAAGCCTCTACAACTCGACTCGTCGgatgaacaagaaaaagctgcGATAGACATTGGCCGTCACAACACCGCACTGAACCTTTGGAAGTATGGTATGTAA
- a CDS encoding DNA-binding transcription factor, membrane-tethered produces the protein MAKEEVTDLDQDSILLEGANVIPRRRRVTRACDKCRKKKVKCDGMRPCKNCRLGRAECTFKMPSTRKSSHSPEYLENLESRIRYLENLLRKHSSVDLSTSSPNFLMFLREQKFQAANELEVGENHKRLMLQSTIESSGLYNDINTGKCYFRGSTSVFVFLHGLLKNLSSNLEIKNPYVAYPLSSKNIQPDYSIPESQFYTFCPRFSLDFQVTSVDPGKVPLPPMEIAFEIVKTALSNVTDLFFFDSFSVIINRINLLYRGEYQTNFLAFFCAMLCNGYYHSLQNDPNNLETQAMAKKYSYYSERLVDSIDNYSLDSVQCLMILSNYRYCRAEIGAGYYYHKLALSCSLKLGLHRNIIVGFTPEQIEARRRVFWALYCHDRHYATLFGFPLGISDEDIDQFLPKDISIQFVEGYQVRANDFLFHGIRLYKITSAILSKLYLIGNRISSKRTVSYFVIIELEQAMDRFYNSLPRSFKTEQPGQVPENRHMYSLMLTYYYFRMLLYRPLLHYLEAGSSAMQALKVSERQIAFTLACKCLDSAIVSIQNLNCLTDALTRSHNRYYWTTLFFGFNTILTLMYATLLTKNRNLLVQLTVGRNSLKTLADDWLTRQLIPILDELLAKLKMELELSEQEKQNKNQVVPETFQSSNIPEYQKKFSENKSHPVLDTFQGGISPSVNSGNVKSFNNTNLGEVPYKHYMDPDEEFVDFHALSSMLNYHTHARKVYHPSFYITRSDAHLDEETGGGPEVLLYGNNSMSTNEHFPFWDNFIGEDAEQTPEQTEGKVENNQSFPSSSTMLDPAMILNQLSQNS, from the coding sequence atggcAAAGGAGGAAGTCACGGACTTAGACCAAGATTCTATTCTCTTAGAAGGTGCTAATGTGATTCCCAGACGAAGACGCGTGACGCGTGCATGCGATAAATgtaggaagaaaaaggtaaagTGCGATGGCATGCGCCCTTGTAAAAACTGCAGACTCGGAAGAGCTGAATGTACATTTAAAATGCCTTCTACTCGTAAATCTTCGCATTCTCCTGAATACCTCGAAAACTTGGAGTCACGCATCAGATACCTGGAGAATCTTTTAAGAAAACACTCTTCTGTAGACTTATCAACAAGCTCTCCGAACtttttgatgtttttgCGAGAACAAAAGTTTCAAGCAGCAAACGAATTAGAGGTCGGAGAAAATCATAAACGTCTCATGCTTCAATCTACAATCGAGTCAAGCGGTTTGTATAACGACATTAATACAGGAAAATGTTATTTTCGTGGCAGTACCTCAGTTTTCGTCTTTTTGCATGGTCTCCTCAAAAATCTATCCAGTAATTTGGAGATAAAAAATCCTTATGTGGCTTATCCGTTGAGCAGCAAAAACATACAGCCAGATTATTCCATTCCGGAATCACAATTTTATACCTTTTGTCCGCGTTTTAGTTTAGATTTCCAAGTGACGAGTGTTGACCCAGGGAAGGTGCCACTTCCTCCGATGGAAATCGCTTTTGAGATTGTCAAAACTGCTCTTTCGAACGTAACAgatctatttttttttgactCTTTCAGTGTTATAATCAATAGAATAAACTTGCTTTACAGAGGCGAATACCAAACTAATTTTTTGGCATTCTTCTGTGCTATGTTATGCAACGGTTATTACCATTCTCTGCAAAACGATCCAAACAATTTAGAGACGCAAGCAATGGCAAAAAAATACAGCTATTATAGCGAACGTCTAGTTGATTCTATTGACAATTACTCTCTAGACAGCGTTCAGTGCCTAATGATTTTAAGTAATTACCGGTATTGTCGTGCTGAAATAGGGGCCGGTTATTATTATCACAAGTTGGCTCTAAGCTGTTCCCTCAAACTTGGTTTACATAGAAATATCATTGTCGGTTTCACTCCTGAACAAATAGAAGCTCGCAGGCGAGTGTTTTGGGCATTATATTGTCATGATCGGCACTATGCGACCCTCTTTGGGTTCCCTCTTGGAATTTCTGATGAAGATATTGATCAATTTTTGCCTAAAGATATCTCGATTCAGTTTGTCGAAGGCTATCAAGTGCGAGCAAAtgactttttatttcatgGTATTCGACTTTACAAAATCACTAGCGCCATCCTTAGCAAGTTATACTTGATCGGAAATAGAATCAGTAGCAAGCGTACCGTTTCCTACTTTGTAATTATCGAACTAGAACAAGCCATGGATAGGTTCTACAACTCTCTTCCGAGAAGCTTCAAAACTGAACAGCCTGGCCAAGTTCCCGAGAATCGTCACATGTACAGTCTTATGCTGACATATTATTACTTTCGAATGCTCTTGTACCGCCCTCTACTTCATTATTTGGAAGCTGGCAGTTCTGCGATGCAAGCTTTAAAAGTTTCAGAACGGCAGATCGCCTTCACCTTGGCTTGTAAATGTTTGGATTCGGCTATTGTTTCCATACAGAATTTGAACTGTTTAACGGATGCCTTGACGCGTAGCCACAATCGTTACTACTGGACTACTCtgttttttggatttaacACCATACTCACTCTTATGTATGCTACGTTATTAACGAAAAATAGAAATCTACTTGTTCAATTGACTGTTGGGCGGAATTCATTAAAGACATTGGCGGATGACTGGCTAACTCGACAACTAATTCCTATTTTGGATGAGCTGCTAGCAAAACTGAAGATGGAACTGGAACTTTcagaacaagaaaaacaaaataagaATCAAGTGGTTCCGGAAACTTTTCAGTCATCAAATATACCtgaatatcaaaaaaaattttcagaaaacaaatcacATCCAGTACTTGATACCTTCCAAGGAGGTATAAGCCCTTCCGTGAATAGCGGTAACGTTAAGTCGTTTAATAATACAAATTTGGGTGAGGTACCTTACAAACATTATATGGATCctgatgaagaatttgtTGACTTTCATGCTCTTTCCAGTATGTTGAATTATCATACGCATGCTAGAAAAGTTTACCATCCATCATTTTACATTACTCGAAGTGATGCCCATTTAGATGAAGAGACAGGAGGAGGACCAGAGGTATTGCTATACGGCAATAACAGTATGTCTACGAACGAACACTTTCCGTTTTGGGATAATTTTATTGGTGAAGATGCTGAACAAACGCCTGAGCAAACAGAGGGAAAGGTTGAAAATAACCAGTCTTTTCCGTCGTCATCAACGATGCTCGACCCAGCGATGATTTTAAATCAATTATCTCAAAATTCATGA
- the mrl1 gene encoding cation dependent mannose-6-phosphate cargo receptor Mrl1, producing the protein MSSLVRLTYGILFSLIFLTKFARCVPFHPTKRASEDKGESFCSLHHPGTGEFYDLSPLSRSNLSAKGDYNVSGYDYGVNFTLNLCKPVTSNISNYAFAGDIPSPESIGGFFTDERKRLFSIGETSYQPYFRGKKLIMELENGSICPSSDDLRMRSIISFSCNRDPYASSSISYIANVFDCAYFFEWKTIHACPTVKKETTLNPFSVFLIFCTVAFLAYFVGGCMYNRAIFNARGLRQIPNYDLWNSMLSFIVDFTIIAFTSLGSCFNFRKPSGIRLGEGTMNNMEDALIDDIDTNA; encoded by the exons ATGAGTTCTCTAGTAAGACTTACATATGGGATCTTATTTTCACTGATCTTCCTGACGAAGTTTGCAAGATGCGTTCCATTCCATCCTACAAAACGAGCATCAGAAGACAAAGGAGAGTCATTTTGCTCGCTTCATCATCCTGGAACGGGAGAGTTTTATGATTTGAGTCCACTATCCCGGTCAAATCTATCTGCGAAAGGGGACTACAATGTTTCTGGATATGACTATGGAGTCAACTTTACGCTCAATTTGTGTAAGCCTGTGACAAGCAACATTTCAAATTATGCTTTTGCAGGGGACATTCCTTCTCCGGAATCCATAGGTGGATTTTTTACGGATGAAAGAAAGCGTCTGTTTTCCATAGGTGAGACATCTTACCAACCCTATTTTCGAGGTAAAAAATTGATTATGGAGTTGGAAAATGGTTCTATTTGCCCTTCTTCCGATGATCTTCGAATGAGATCTATTATTAGCTTTAGCTGCAATCGTGATCCTTATGCATCTTCGTCTATTTCTTACATTGCGAATGTCTTTGATTGtgcttatttttttgagtGGAAAACGATACATGCTTGTCCAACAGTGAAGAAAGAGACTACTTTAAACCCATTCTCGGTCTTTCTAATATTTTGTACTGTTGCTTTCCTGGCCTACTTTGTGGGTGGATGCATGTATAATCGTGCTATTTTCAATGCTCGTGGTTTACGACAAATACCAAATTACGACTTGTGGAATTCCATGCTTAGTTTCATCGTT GATTTTACCATTATCGCTTTTACTTCTCTCGGTTCCTGTTTCAACTTTCGAAAGCCAAGCGGAATTCGCCTTGGTGAAGGGACTATGAATAACATGGAAGACGCTTTAATAGACGACATTGACACGAATGCTTAA
- the lsc1 gene encoding Lsk1 associated cyclin: MTEEKHVLSIRLSRPFYSENEITRIMQSRDPKENGFKMQAFNWISEMSRSLKFPVRTSGLAMLLISRIQLFYSLAELPLIECATACLFVACKVEDTAKKLREILLIHFQHKHPGLDADTHAQIIDEVKRKVLGLERMILELLCFDFRVRDPHTYVIKFAKSLNFTPNTITVAWNICTDAYRTFAPLKYPVSVIAIAALSITCKLQKLSQPIIPRNFCAPTLLTEGAIADLLDLYMHFQPYTILGQMYPTDLLLGLCVDFQRAQRNSSRPPKATKIEVNVPSIADLYTQSNAQLSSSKQGCTRFLLDCDRKYFEREYKIRVAQDGQT; the protein is encoded by the exons atgaCAGAGGAAAAACACGTTTTATCCATACGGCTGTCTCGACCTTTTTattctgaaaatgaaattacTCGAATAATGCAGTCTCGcgatccaaaagaaaatgggTTCAAAATGCAAGCTTTCAACTGGATCTCAGAAATGAGCAGGAGTCTAAAGTT TCCAGTACGCACCAGTGGTCTTGCTATGCTTTTGATCAGTCGAATTCAGTTATTTTATTCCCTGGCAGAACTTCCGCTCATTGAATGTGCTACCGCTTGCTTATTTGTCGCTTGTAAAGTAGAAGATACAGCGAAAAAGCTTCGTGAAATATTACTCATTCACTTTCAGCACAAACACCCTGGTTTAGATGCTGATACTCATGCCCAG ATCATTGATGAAGTTAAACGGAAGGTATTGGGTTTAGAAAGAATGATCCTGGAGCTACTgtgttttgattttcgtGTTCGCGATCCTCATACTTATGTGATCAAATTTGCTAAATCATTGAATT TCACACCCAACACAATTACTGTCGCTTGGAATATATGTACAGATGCGTATCGAACGTTTGCACCACTCAAATACCCTGTTTCTGTCATTGCGATTGCTGCTCTTTCCATCACGTGTaagcttcaaaaactttccCAGCCCATCATCCCTAGAAATTTTTGTGCTCCTACATTGCTTACTGAGGGGGCCATTGCTGACCTACTTGACCTCTATATGCACTTTCAACCTTATACAATACTTGGCCAAATGTATCCAACGGACTTACTATTAGGATTATGCGTAGACTTCCAAAGAGCCCAGAGGAATTCATCGAGACCACCCAAAGCTACAAAAATAGAAGTAAATGTTCCATCTATAGCGGACCTATATACCCAATCGAACGCCCAACTTTCGTCTTCCAAACAGGGATGTACTCGATTCTTGCTCGACTGTGATAGGAAGTACTTTGAGCGAGAATACAAGATTCGCGTAGCCCAAGATGGACAAACTTGA
- the anc1 gene encoding mitochondrial carrier, ATP:ADP antiporter Anc1 gives MASPQQPAAPISPNLLSEQKKSTFVFDFLMGGVSAAISKTAAAPIERVKLLIQNQDEMIRAGRLSHRYTGIGECFRRTVADEGVVSLWRGNTANVLRYFPTQALNFAFKDKFKAMFGYKKDRDGYAKWIFGNLASGGAAGATSLLFVYSLDYARTRLANDAKSAKKGGERQFNGLIDVYRKTVASDGLRGLYRGFGPSVAGIIVYRGLYFGMYDTLKPIVLVGPLEGNILTSFLLGWCVTIGSGIASYPLDTIRRRMMMTSGEAVKYSSSLQCFRQIVAKEGTRSLFRGAGANILRGVAAAGVLSIYDQAQLLIAGKKL, from the coding sequence ATGGCTTCTCCTCAACAGCCCGCTGCTCCCATCAGCCCCAACCTTTTGTCCgagcaaaagaaatccaCTTTTGTCTTTGACTTTCTTATGGGTGGTGTCTCTGCTGCTATCTCTAAGACTGCTGCCGCCCCCATTGAGCGTGTCAAACTATTGATTCAAAACCAAGATGAGATGATCCGCGCTGGCCGTCTTTCTCACCGTTATACCGGTATTGGTGAATGTTTCAGACGTACTGTAGCCGACGAGGGTGTTGTTTCTCTCTGGAGAGGTAACACTGCTAACGTTTTGCGTTACTTCCCTACTCAAGCTTTGAACTTTGCTTTCAAGGATAAGTTCAAGGCCATGTTTGGTTACAAGAAGGACAGAGATGGCTATGCCAAGTGGATTTTTGGTAACTTGGCCTCTGGTGGTGCTGCTGGTGCCacttctcttttgtttgtctACTCTTTGGATTATGCCCGTACTCGTTTAGCTAATGACGCCAAGTCTGCCAAGAAGGGTGGTGAGCGTCAATTCAACGGTTTGATTGATGTCTACCGTAAGACTGTCGCTAGTGATGGTCTCCGCGGTTTGTACCGTGGTTTCGGTCCTTCCGTTGCTGGTATCATTGTTTACCGTGGTTTGTACTTTGGTATGTACGATACCTTGAAGCCCATTGTCTTGGTTGGTCCTTTGGAAGGTAACATCTTGACCTCTTTCTTGCTCGGTTGGTGTGTCACCATTGGCTCCGGTATTGCTTCTTACCCCTTGGATACCATCCGTCGTCGTATGATGATGACCTCTGGTGAAGCCGTCAAGTACAGTTCTTCCTTGCAATGCTTCCGTCAAATCGTCGCCAAGGAAGGTACTCGCTCTTTGTTCAGAGGTGCTGGTGCTAACATTCTCCGTGGTGTTGCTGCTGCTGGTGTCCTTTCCATCTACGATCAAGCTCAACTTTTGATTGCTGGCAAGAAGCTTTAA